The Musa acuminata AAA Group cultivar baxijiao chromosome BXJ2-2, Cavendish_Baxijiao_AAA, whole genome shotgun sequence genome contains the following window.
AGAGGTGGGACAATGGGGTGGTAGCGAAGGTAGCGAGTAGTGTGACAAAGACAATGATAACTATGAACGATGCAAAGGCAAGGAGTAGTCTTATCTTTTAGGAAATAAGGAGTGCTTTgtgaaaataaatagaaaaagaaacgctaacctaaaaaagaaaaataaaaataagagataTTTTTAgagtttaatatttaaaattatttttaccaTTGACAACCATTTACTATTTATAAccccttaataataataataatttactatTTATAGCTCCATTAGTTTTGATTTTACTGCTCCTTGTTGATCGTCGCTTCCAAGCTCGCACTCCTTATTGTTAAGGCTCTCTTAGCCCACTTTCTCTACTATCGATTATGCTCCCCTAGTTTTTACGTTGCTCAATGTTATTTGACCCAGTacgtatttatatttatttataaaaagagtattgaaatattaaaaaaataaaataaaattataaatagtaaagggttataaataatatttttttagaaatttaCTTTTTTTATCCTTCTTTTATTCATATATTTCACAGCAATTATTATTGTAGTTTGTTATAAGCATCCGTTATGTTATATGCTCGTTTATTGCTTCCGTGAGATTATAATTATATTACTGGGCCGAGAGCCCTGGTGCCCCTTCTTCTTCCCCAAGTAAACCCTCTGTGTCTTCTGATCCTTTTTTCTGCTCTTTGTTGTCGCAACAAAGCACGGTACCAAACAGATGGCCCGCTATGACCGCGCGATCACCGTCTTCTCCCCCGACGGCCACCTCTTCCAGGTGGAGTACGCCCTCGAGGCCGTCCGCAAGGGCAACGCTGCCGTCGGCGTTCGCGGCACCGACACTATCGTCCTCGGCGTCGAGAAGAAGTCCACCCCCAAGCTCCAGGACTCCCGGTACTCCGTCTTCCTTTTGGTATCCTCCACGTGATCCCCGATTTTGTTAGGGCTCCTGTGATCATTTCCTTCTTGATCTTTGTTTCAGATCGGTGCGCAAGATCGTGAGCCTGGACACGCACATCGCGTTGGCGTGCGCGGGCCTCAAGGCCGACGCCCGCGTCCTCATCAACCGCGCCCGCATCGAGTGCCAGAGCCACCGCCTTACCGTGGAGGACCCGGTCACGGTCGAGTACATCACCCGCTACATCGCCGGCCTGCAGCAGAAGTACACCCAGAGCGGTGGTGTTCGGCCCTTCGGCCTCTCCACGCTCATCGTCGGCTTCGACCCCTACAGCGGCGTGCCCGCGCTCTACCAGACCGACCCTTCGGGGACCTTCTCAGCCTGGAAGGCCAACGCCACCGGGAGGAACTCCAACTCGATGCGGGAGTTTCTGGAGAAGAATTACAAGGAGACTTCCGGGCAGGAGACAGTGAAATTAGCCATCAGAGCACTGCTTGAAGTAAATTCTTTCTCTTACTTTTTGGTTGATGATTTTGTTGTTTCCATAAATAACCCTGTtggttttcttttgattatttcgaGACAACTGCTTTATATTGCTAAATCTCTTGATCTTATCGTTAGTTTGTTGAATTACACATTGTCACCATTTCTTCAAATTATTAAGtaatttatttttcattatttCATATGCACGTAAACTTATGTCAAATTGTGATTGTTAAACATGACCTTGCTTATGTATGTCAAAATCTGACATTGGATAGTCAGTGTTAGTTAGTGTTAAATCAAGTAGGTATTGAGCATAAAGTAACAAAGACTTTAAAATTTCGAAGAGTATTGACTCCACAATGTGTGCTTCTCCAATTGAAGGTGGAAAAGAAGCTTCCCACAAATTGTCAACTAAGTTTACTACTAACTAATCTAACTTTACCTAGCATAAAAGCGAAGAAATGATAGTTCTTCAAGGATGAGTGTTTGAGGGCTTAGATCTGCAGGGCTACCAGTGCTGAGATCTTTTAATATAATTAGAATTCTAAACTAGTACGGAAGTCTTTAAATGTATAAAAATACATTGCAAGTTAGTGCAAATCTTTTCCAGGAGTGAAAATAACCATTGTTGCAGTTGCCTGGTGTACTTGGAGTCTTTGTTCCCCCACAAAACTAAATAGGCCCCAAACAAGGGCTTCTCATGTCGTCCACTTGGATTGTCCATATGGTGTCGACCCAGTCCATATGGATGGGCATATTCAAGCTCAGAAAAGTTGTATTTTGATTAGGAGTTTGTTTTAGAACCTGTTTCTTGATTCAGATTTGGTTCCATAACCTCCATTATCTCCCTATCTTTTTTGAATATCCCAAACTACTATACTAGCTTGTTTAGGACTTCCTAGGAGTACTGATACTACTCTTATGGAGCAGATTGAATTTGTCATTACATAACTTAGAAGGTTTATGATTCCCATGGTTGATGAACATTTGGATCTAGTGGTGAGCAATCTAGTAAACTAGATTAATTTTTGTAGTGCTGTTTAATTGATACCAGAAATGCCAATTAGTTAACTACAACAAGAAATGCTTAGCTTTAGATGCCGAGACAAAAAAAAGTTATTGATTTTACATTTATTAACTTACGGAAGTTTTATCATTTAGGGAATGAAATGTTCTTAAGTACTTGTCAATTTCAAGTTAATAATCATCATATTGAAACCACTAGTTGGTTTtaattttatgccttagacatgGAGTAAAAATGGCTCAAATTAATATGAGACTGCATATTCTGTGGAACAAGGATGTTAACATTTTAAAGGTATACAAAGAGGTGAGAAGCAAACGCAAAGCACTCTATGTCTATTTTAAGTcactaatttttttgagtccactCAAACAACCAAAGGCTAAAGTTGATGCATGGTGGATTGGACAAGGTAGATAAACTACCTGTTGAGGTTCTGAGTTGTAATGATTGCTATTTAGACCAAGTAAGAAAAATAGATTCTGTCTTTTCTTTTTGTATTTATGCTTAATCATGCTGCTTCCAATCTGGACTTGATATTATTTAGGCCATAGAAATTGttgctacaacaacaacaacgaagCCGTAAGCAACATAGAAATTATTGCTAGATTACTCTTAATTGCATCACATGTATGTGATTTCAAATAAGTGACTCCAGGTGTGTTTTGAAATATGACAAAGCCAACAAGTACAAGCAATATTAAATCTGCATATTGGAGGATTGCATCATGTCTTCTGTTTTTGGAATATGCAGTCAAATGCAGCAAGTCTTAGCGAAAAAATCTACGGATTATATCATGTGTAGTTCATACTTAAAAAGCAAGATAGTAGAATTTTCCTTGTGGTGAACTGCAGATCATTGTTCTATTATATTTTGTGTGGTCAACTAAGATAAAGCGACGAGGTTGGACAAAATCTGCATTTCATTGTAGGGAATAAAGCTTGTTTGTCAAGGACTTATTTCCAGGATGTAAAAATTACATAAGTGCAGGCTCTTCAGTTTTTGAAGTTAATTTATGTCTCAATGTTGCATTTTACTAGTGAAACAATATAGAAGAGTCAAAGGACATTAATTCTCCCTAGaatttacaatatatatatatatatatatatatagtagcaaAAACATATCATTTTGTAGGATTGtcttatgatattttttggaCTTAAGCAATATCACATGATTGACAGTGTTAAAGTTTGTTGTTATCATGAAAAAAGGTAAATTTCTTTTACATccttttattgttatttttattatttatttaagatttaAATGCAACTTGCTATGTTGCCCTCATAACCTTTTTATACTTTTATTTATTATTCTTCTTTTCAGATGGACTCTTTTAATTGTCTTGAGAGTTCTTACGCAGTCCTAAATTTCTTCAGTATCCTTGTGCGGCAATTTTCTACTATATTTATCAAGATGTACTTTATTCGGTATTTAAACTCCTGATGCCTTTGAACATTAGTTCCATTGCCATTTTTTATGCTCGTTTTCCTGCTTGGACGATGTGTCTTTCCTTTAGCAACTAGTTGCAACACCCTTATAAGCATCAGTTGGGTTGTTCTCCTATTGCCCAACAAACAATTGTTATGGAATTTCTCATGGAAAcaccaaagaaaaaagaaaataaatgcaaTTTTTTGTTTGAACTTGATGAGAATAATTGTAATTGCTTTGTTTAGGTTGTTGAGAGTGGAGGAAAGAACATAGAAATTGCTGTGATGACCAAGGAACATGGTCTTCGTCAACTCGAAGAAGCTGAGATCGATGCTATCGTTGCTGAAATAGAGGCAGAGAAAGCTGCAGCTGAGGCTGCCAAGAAGGCCCCTTCTAGAGATACTTAactttggaagtgcttaacttttcCTTTTCAATTAATTGCTTTTCCTATTTTCCAAAGACTTTTAAACTTGTGGGCTTTATGCTGTATGTTGCCGATGGAATTCTCCTTTCATTTTACATGGAATTCTCTTTTGTTTGTTGGTTGAAATTGTTAATGTCATGATTTCAGATTTTAATTATGTTGATGTTACCTATTTTGCTTTATTAGTGTTACTGGACGGGCAACAACATGATTCCGAGTTCTGGTAATATGAAATGCCAGTTTATAATCCTGTCCATCATTGGAGATTATTTCTGTATCTAGAGATTATATTTACTCTCCCTACATCTCGTATTGGAGATTATCTTTATATTTAGGGTGGTAAGGTTGTGTATATTAACGCTCCCTAGATATGGTATCGGAGGGATTGTGTACACTGGTACATGTGGTTGCTTCTGTAGTTTTATAACACAGGAGAACCTCCTTGTATATGATTTCATTCAATGCTTGTCCGAGAAGTATCTACCGATAAGAAACACCTTGAAACTAGACAGAGATTAGAATgttataataataacaacaacaacaacaataataataatttgcaCACCACGTTTATCTAAAACTAGTAGGTTTTACGGATCTACTACCAAAGTGGCTACAaaatgacaagaaaaaaaaaggaaaactcaagAACAGGCCAGCATGAACAACGAATGATCCAAAGAGGGCCTTTGCCGAAGCAACCCCAAATAAATGTAAGAAGATGAGGATGATATCGACCTTTCCTCGACGGTCAACAGCGGTTCAAAAGTCAACAACAAATCAAGGTGAAGCACTAGTCCATCGCTTTCCACGTGCCGTTCTGAGGTAGCCCTTTGTCCAACGACGGCCGCGATGATTCCAACGGTTATAACACAGCCCAGATCCAACGGCTCACATCAAATGGCCGGTTGCCGCCCAAGAGCAGCTTTCTCGGGGCTTGCAGTTGCGTCTTGCAGCGGCTGTCGGCAAACCACGAGCGAACTCCGCCATCATAAAAGGACCCAAGTGATGTGAAACTATCCGTTGCACTGTGCTCTATATAACGCCTTGCGGACCACAGAGCGTCCCAAACGATCTTTACATGTAGTTGTAATCTTCTTCCTTGATTCCGGTTGTGAGAACATAGATAAAAGTAGTTGATTCCTGTAGAGATCATCGGTGTGATGGAGAGTGTTCTCGTAGATCGATCTCCGGTAAGTCTCAGGAGGTTTGCGGCTACCAAGGGTGTTATGGTTTCTGTCACCGATCTGCTTCCACTAAACGCCCCTCGTTCTTCTTTTCCTTGTGCTCCTCGTCCTCATCAATCGCCGCTACTCCCCCTCCCTGTGCCTCTCCCATCTCCGAGCAAGAGACCGAGATCACATCAACAGAACAAGAGGAAGCCGAGATGCCAGTCTGTGACTCCCACCAAGGACCCAAAGGCGAAGGCCATTGCAGTTGCTTCACGGGATCCACTCCAAAGACTGGTTAAGGTAGAGGTAGATGAGAATGACAGCAGATGCATAGATTTCCTGCAATCGGTGTACTCGAAGTCGCCACCACCGAGCAGTCTTCCGCTGCCGAGTTTCCCTCTGACGAAGCCCAAGAGCGAAGGTTCGACTGAAGCAGGACTCGGAGAGGTGAAGGGAGGCATTTGTGGAGGTGGCGTCGATGCCGGCGCCACGGATGGTCTTCGGCGTCTTCTTGGTATATAAAGAATGTGTGGGGCGTCTTCTTGGTACATAGAGAATGTGTGGATTCGGTGTTTATGCGTTTGTATTGGTCATGAATAATTTAGAAGGCTATCATCCTATTTGAATGATGGAagctgcaaagttttgatgaaattAAGCATTGATCAAAGACAACATGTTCATGGCCAAGAAGGATAAATAAAGAGAACCATTGACAGATATTATTATCGGATTTCCGAGGACCAAAACATACAGATTGCATGCACAAATATGAGATTAAAAGATTAGAAGAAAACGCATTATCAAGTATTACTCACTTAGATTAGATTTTGATGAGAACTATGACAGACAGATGAAGCAACAGTGGTTATGGTTAGAGTATAATCTGGTGCTCTATTTTTTCTCATAATCTTTTAAGAGCAACCAAATACCCCTATCTTCATTATCTAATTATATACAGAGGGCACCAATTCTTGCAAAATATGGAAATATTTACTTTTCATTAGCATTCATCTAAAATGAAATAGAACTTAAGAGCCAAAGTAGGACAGGGGCTCAAAACTACACAAAAATAAGTCCCAAACATGAGAAGACCACAGCTGAGATGGTGGTGGAACTTCCATTCTGCTTCACACTTACGCTCCGACTAACCTTATTATAACATCAAATTACTGGATCTAGGaagcataagaagaagaagaagagtgattACAGCACACACTTAAGTACCAAAGTTATGCATAGAGGAGAAACTTCATAGTGGAGACTGGATGAAGAGAAACAACACAAAGTGACCATTGCAGCAGATGGATCAGAGGTTGGTGAAGAGAAGGTACTGCTGTTTGGATGGGAGATCCACCGTGTCATAACCCTGGGGAAACATTACCTTGGCTTCCTCATTGGAAACGCTTGGTGAGATGACCACCGGCTCTCCGGGCTTCCAGTTCACCGGGGTGGCCACCTTGAAGTTTGCAGTCGTCTGCAGCGACTCCACCGCCCGCACCACTTCGTCCATGTTTCTCCCGGTGGCTGCAGGGTAAAGGAAGCTGAGCTTGATCGTCTTGTCCGGGCCGATCACATGGAGAGCCCGAGACGGGAGCTCAACTCCATCGGCATCCTTCTGGTTTAGATCCACCATGTTGAGTTGCCTAATCACCTCTCTGTTATCATCCGCCACTATCGGGAATCTCACCTTGCATCCAGGCTTGAAGAGACGATGAAGAGAAAGAACATGAGACATGGCAGGCAAGTTCATGTTCTGTCGTTGGAAATCGAAATGGTTACCGCGTAAGCCTCGACGTCTTTCATCCATTCCACGTGAGAGGCAACGTCGTCGCAGGAGAACCCCAACAGCTTCACCCCCCTCGCGTCTCGAACTCCTCCGCCTACATCGCCATCTTTCCCAGCTCCGTCGTACATACCGGCGTGAAGGTAGCTGCAAACAAGAAGATCACATCATTTACTCTGTACTAACAATCCTATTTGCAtatatgatgataaattttgacAGTCAACCCAAGGTAGCAAAGTTAGATCTAACAAAATCTAGTTTTCAAATATTATTATATCTGAGAATTATGAAGAAGTTCATGTGATTCATGAGTGAAAGTCAAATGATTATGTCCAAGCTCATTGgacaaaaaaaattctttttgaatcaaagagGCTACAGATAGCTTGGTTGTCTTGATTTTACCTTAGATTTCGTAAAACTTGATTGTGAGTAAAGGAATTTCACAGGGAATTGAAAAGTTCAGTATTCTCTTAGAGAGTTTTGAAGGAGAGCTATCTGTAAGGATAATAATTGTTATCTAATAATCATCATCAATTAAAAAATTAAGTGTTTTAATGATAGTATGGTCGATCATCACCTTAGTGCTATACAAGTCGATATCTTAAACCTATATGGTCGACACGTTAATGCTATATGGGCCGACACCTTAATGCCATGCAAACAAACACCTAGCACCGTTAACTAATGCGCTGTTGGCACGAGGTTGATAGTTAGACTATAATGATAAGATCAAACAAATATATTATGCATTATTGCATCTAGGATTTGGTGCTATACGAATGCGTTTGAATCTAAGATAAATACATTATTACATCCACCCCTCGTGATCGATGTCTATCATCATAATAATGGTCAATATAGATAACTATAAAAGGGTTTCTCAAGTATATTCCCCAAATATATTTAAGTATTACTCTTAAGCCTCATATATAAGCATCAAAGAGATATTTATCGAAACACTCTCAATACGATCTTACCGACACCTTCAAAGTCAAATGAATAATTCTTCATCCAAGATTGAACCGAGATAAACACAAAAGAAGACCTAGTTAACTCCAAATCAGTAATagctaaaataatttatttaagttTATCAAACctaaaatcatataaattttaaattgtATAAATTTTGAGTTCCGATGGTCTCCAATAAGGGCCATTGATGAGCCAAGCTATTGGGTTTTCATTGGACTAACTTATAATAACCATCCACTATTATGTTGTAGATTGACTTTGAAAATCTTACTGTGAAAATGATGATGATTtgtaatgtatatttatatagatttaatagagagatttatttttttttcaattatgtGCTCAAATTATGCACATATATCATGACGATTGATCGTTAAATCATAAATTGATTgagaattaaaatatatataaaaaaataaaattatcattatatatttatctttatcataatcCTTTATTATACCTTTGTAAGGTTGAATTTTCGCTAAAAATATCAATGATGTGATTGAAATATCTTGTGAGCGAGAGGTTTTGTGAGGAGGCTCACTAGATGGTTATAAGTATAGATATGAGAAACACATAATTACCTTTTGACAACTTAATTTTTGATAAAGTAAAAATCGATCATAATGTATTTCATACGAGAGTGAAACATCAAGTTAAAGCATAGGTGAGTGACACCgatattatcatagtatattaTTGAAATGGATTTAAAAGTGATGCCAAGTTCATATACTACATTGGTAATCAAATTAAGTTTTATAGC
Protein-coding sequences here:
- the LOC135605361 gene encoding proteasome subunit alpha type-7, whose amino-acid sequence is MARYDRAITVFSPDGHLFQVEYALEAVRKGNAAVGVRGTDTIVLGVEKKSTPKLQDSRSVRKIVSLDTHIALACAGLKADARVLINRARIECQSHRLTVEDPVTVEYITRYIAGLQQKYTQSGGVRPFGLSTLIVGFDPYSGVPALYQTDPSGTFSAWKANATGRNSNSMREFLEKNYKETSGQETVKLAIRALLEVVESGGKNIEIAVMTKEHGLRQLEEAEIDAIVAEIEAEKAAAEAAKKAPSRDT